TATATTGCAACCCATATCCCTCCTGCCCCTCATTTTTTCATGAACTGACTAACTAACTAATTGAATGCCCTGGTGTATGCTGTCAGCAGTAATAGCGCCAAGTAAACAGTCACTGTAACAGCTTGAGTTGTTAAACACCgaagaaaaagttatttatttagattCTGAAATGTGTACTACGGGTCAACCACTATGTGTATTTTAGGCCCGATGTCGATTATTACAGATCAAGTAGACCAAAAACCGATATTTGGAACCAATTTATatgtatgatgtaaaaatgaaaactatgtTCAAAATGAAGAATAACAAGAGAGCCCTGACAAAAACTTTGCCCAAAAACCATGGGAACTACACGTTTACTATACTAACACCACAGCAAACAGTAAGGACTGAAAGAAACCATACTTGTCAGAAAGGTTGCGCTCCACTTGATGCAGTGGCTCTTTACAATGAAACCGTTTATCCTCGGAGTGGTGATTTTTTCAAACAGAATGTAAACCTTTCTTCTTTGTTTAGGACTGTCTGAAGATGCACATGTGCAGCGTGACATCGACCAAACATGCAGTAAAATTAACATATCTGACGAAGAACCACTTTGTTGTGACATTGTTTGGGGCTTGCGCAGATCATGTGAATAAGAGAGCTCTGCACAAGGATGTGATCACATAAAAAGTTGATGCGGGAGAAACTGTACCCGTCTTAATTTTCATAGATTGTACATAATCAgagaatattaatattaattggatCATTTAAAAGTAGATACTTtgaaatttctttatttcaataTTCATGCGGAGAGAGAGGCCCGATAGCACAGCCTATGTTTTTTGTCACTCATAATGTGCGAGAAAGGCATATCGAGACAGAATGTTGAGCGTCACGGGCTTATTTCCCCTGACACTAGGCAAATGTCACCATGTGACTTGTATATTTTCTCGAACTATCTGACTAGTGCTGCGATAATCCACTAGTGTTACACTGCCTCTTGCAGTAACACGGAATTCACAGAATCAAAGTTACATTCGTACCTAGTGTTTTCTCCCATTTAGAATATACCATACCTGTAAAATAACATAAGAGAACAAACTCACCCAGACATGCTGCAGATCTTTGCTGTTAACAGGATAAAGGACGCAGTTGGTCCCTACAAGCTTCACTGCACATTCTGTGGTTATGTTGGTCACAATACCACACTGTTTATTCTGCAAGATGGAGACAACACACAgataacaacagctttaaataCTAGTGCCAAAGCTTACAATATgtcacacattttaataattccaaaaatacattgcaacATGACTAGTTACATGTATAGCAGCTTAGTTGTTTAATAAACAGCCATTTAAATGCTAGTCGTGAGGGATTAAACAACTtacattcaaattcaaatgcCGGACGAAGTCTCTAGGCACAATAGATCGATCTTCAAGTTTCAGCTAGAAAGGGTTTTGGGTGGAAAAAGAGACAGGCGATAAGAAAACAAGTGCAGTACTCTTATGCTCAGGGGTGCACATAAGTTTTCAATCTGGTTCTCAAGAGAGCACCTGGAAATTTGGTTCGGCGCTCACATTGCACATAGTGTGAAAAATGATATTtacctattaaaaataaaagtaaaaagtagttatttttaatcaacaataaacaaaataataaagtggGATAATACTATATTTACATTACTTTAAAGTACACTTAAATTACAGTgataatgtattttcattagtaaataattattttcaacCCCAATTTTGAAACCTAAAACGACTATCTTTTAGGTTTTTGGCAGGTTAGTGGGAAGTGCAGTATTACATTTAGTCGGTCTAAAACATTGATCGTGCATCAAAAGGTTTAAACAATGTCAATACGCAAATGAGTGGTCTAAACTTATTTACagattgcatttttaattttggtaaCGCATACGCACCTGCGCACCACTTATGTGCATCCCTTCTTATGCTTTTATTCTGGACAAATAACAATAAACCATCTTCTTCAGACAACCttataaaaagataatatttttcTGACAAAAAAACTTAGCAATTGAACAGCCATGTTATCAGCCAAGAACATTGTTACTCACTTTCACATTCAGTAGTAAAAATAGTAAACATCTATTTGGCAAAGTCTAGAATGAAGTctatatatgaattaaataaaataattagaaaattgtaatttaatgcaaaatTGTTTTAGAGTTGAGCATGTACACTGTTCTGTTGCAGTGTTTCACACACATTGACATCACTTGGGCGGGCTGCAGAGGCATATTAATGGATGTCCAAGTATATTTGGCATcacattttgtgatttgtgttaTCAATTGGTGATAATGACTGTGTCTGCAATCAATTAACTATTGTATTAACAGTGCTTCCGCATCTCTCTTTTCCGATGTGTTTGATGAGAGTAGCATGTGTGCgtaatctctctttctcaatgaGCTTGGTTTGTGTGCAAGCCATGAGTCTGGTGCGATGTGCACACACACGTTTAGTTAACAGTGCACAAAATCCCTTAAAAACGAAAGCATATACCATAAAAATAGTGACTGATAGCATTTTAATGGTGGCTTTAATTCACCCCTAATCGATTTACTCAATTAagttaaataattgaattatttaCAGGTTAAAGCCTAGACCTTAAATATATGATGACCCAAAATTTCTGTTGTATTTccaagaacaaaaacatttattttattcagaacAATATGGTATTTTCAGAGCTGaatcaaaaatgtatgagaaTTAAAGGCAGGTTGTCAGATTTCCGAATTACTCTTGTTTAGtaccgagtaccaaaacaaccttgtagccaattaGCAGTAATGTGCACAGTGCAGAGGATGGACATTAGTTGAGCAGAGCTGACAAAAgagaaagatgggggtaggggtctGTCTGTTTTGGTTATTAGCAAGGGCTTTGAGAAATTGGACATCCCGCCTTTAAATATCAAAGctctaaaacagacaattaatcgtcagccaactttcataatcgtgacagccctaggCTGTTGCGGCAATTAATAtagttcagttttgtttttaatgacaatttattcatatttcgtTTAATTTCGTTATTAAGTGAATTTAGAAATATGTTTGGAGTATTTTTTTGTGGCTCTGGTGCAAAACGCATAGTTTGATTGTCAACTGTGCTTGAGCACGAATTTCAATTAATGAGGTGAATGACACGGTTAAAACTACTAAAGTAGTTaaaatagtttagttttgtttctatattaggtagttaaaaaaaaattttgcatgtttttgtttgttgctcAGGCACAGAATGCAGTTGATTGTCAACCGCAATGATTTGAATGCATGAGGTGCATGAGTCTGCTTAAATTCCTCCTTTAGCTTCGGCTGTAGCCGTAAGAAAAAGAAATTATATGGGTGCCACATGAATACATTCTACACTGTGTCACTGTGTCCCAAACTTgtcaatatattttgtttgtctGACATCAAGCAGCGCTTCTCAGACCGATCACCATGTACCGCAGGAGAAAGTGTCTTTCATTAATTGCTCTTGTGTTCAATATAAACGGATAGGCAACATACATCAAGCTGAATACATAATAAATCACAAACTTAACATAACTCTGTTGTGCTGAGAGAGTGTGCGCTTTTAGTTAGTGACTTTTGTTGCCGTTACAGGATAAACAAaatctgcaaaatgataaagctcaaagttcaatgccaagcgagatattgccTTTAACGGAATTAGCTTTTTAAGGACTATAGAAAATGgatggaatcggactacagcccaaTACTTCCCGGGTAAATGATATCACTAGTTTTTAAAAACCTCCctccaaaggaatacgccaaaaaaggggcgaggccttcctaAGAGAAattgaaagctgttctgtgtaatagaATGatatcttgtgtgtgtgtgtgtgcacacctGCCTTCCTCCTAAACACTTCTATGTAACATCCTTtaaagtcctgcttgcaaacgtctcctagtcaatctgcccgtttattatccaacttaggtccaatataaaaagacaaaactaatgcttctgttattagtgtaaattaatataaccggtctgacccAATCGGTCTGgcgtcatttccctcgccatagctgaaaaaaaaaaaaaaaatcgatctctaacaaagacagacttttgcacatgcactagcagacctctgttacacttcgatcgacctgcatgtgtttaactgatgaagtgaagttgacgccattgttaccgtttattgctaaaagccaaagctaaCGAATACACGTGCACAATCACAACAGCCTTGAAGCGTTAGCCATACACAAATACTCTAAAGTGGAAGCGCCCTTGAGGATCTTAAGTTAATAAACAAGAGTTTAGCGGTCTGTATTCTCTCATGAGCTGCTCGAGCCATGATGATCTTGACTACATTGTTTGTTCACCTCGCAAAAAAACTGTGAGTCCGTTCGCGACTATGTTCCGAGGGTTCTCCTTCATGGTCAGTTGCTTTGTTTCCGGGGGAATTGTCAATATTTTGCGTTCATCTGGAAGAGACTAGTAATTTGCGGGAGAACTTAAGAGAGAGTTTGGATGTCTATGAACAGGCCTATGCACTTATCAAACCTCTGTGGGAATACTTCTTAGatgaagttaaataaaatatccaCATGATTTGACATTATATTAATTTGTGCTTATTGATAaaagatataaatataatgaaatataaaaacaaatttctcaAGAACAACAATCActgtgattattatttttaagtaactTTTTTTGCCATTTAACTATCACACagtatgacaaaaatatttgtattgactAAAACGAGACAAAAATGCatagacatttacatttccaCATTTAGTCGACTAAACATGACTAGTCAAAAACAGGACATAGATGACTAAATaagataaaaactaaaaagtataTTTGTCGTGGGACTAAAACtaagactaaaataaaaatagttgaCAAAATTAACACTGTTCTTATGGAATATCCCATgtctctcagccaatcagattcaaaTATCAGAAAGAACTGTATAAAATctaatattaaatcaaatataaatagttattaaCCACTAgtagccagaccgataaacaaatacaaacggAAGATATCTTCCACCAAGGTGTGTGTTTCCTTCTTTTAGTAGTTTACttgcaaatttattttaatttgatagtAAAACTTAAGTTAATTAAGATGAGGCTAAAGTACAACCCAGAAGCTGCCCCACCTACATATATTGTCAACAACTGCCACTGATCATAACaatcaaaaaaacttttttgcaaATTCCTGGCAATTACCGTCACAAAATCAGCCATTATTAATGCAAAATTCCCAAAGAAGATTGATCGTGGTGCACCTGCCTTGAGTGGAAGAGGCTCGTACTCCATCTTGTTCATCAGTAACCTTCACTGCCTGAGCCCAAAATAAGGCTTGATTACAAAGATCAATAAGAACTTGCTCAATTCATGTTTCTTATTACTTTACACACTTATGAACAAAACGATTGTATGTGTGTAAGAGGAAAGAAGAGACTGCAGCATCACACTGCAGCACAACAGGAGCCACGCCTTAAAAACAGGCCCACCCCTTTCATCtatgttttaaaacactttacCTAATCCTAATCATACATAAATGGTTCTCTCTCACTGTGATTAGCAGATGtcttacatttcattacatatgCACCAAACTGTGCCACTGATTCAATCCACAGACACTGGGACAgttccaaaaaaagaaacatccaCAGAACAAGGCTGCATTATGATGCAAAACCTACCAAGAATGCAATCTGTCACTGTATTTTAACATTATGGATTacaattatacaatataaatgatGTGAAATTCATGTTAGCCATAAAATACCTATgcaattcaaaattaaaatgtacaattataatTCTATATATATTCAATACTGGTTCTAACATCCATTTGGAGGGCTTTAAGGGCCGAAATCAACAGCCTGACCACATTGGTACAGGACATTCATCATTGGCAATGATGTCAACATTATAACATTAGTTGcaagacatttatttcatttatattacacaGCTAATCCTAcagataattaaaaaactattttaccaTGTAAACGATACCAAAAGAcgtaataataaagaaatattatcTTATGATTATATGCAGCAGCACTGAGGCTAATCTTGCCTGAAAAAAGCATGACAAAGGCATTTAAAACATCCATCGGATCATCCTCTGCATGGTGTTCCTCCCAGTTGATGCTTTCTACACCACAACCTACCACAGATCAACCATTTACATTACATGGAGAAGTAACTGTAATGCATTAATTTAACCATGAGACATACTATCATCATCTGATACCATTTATTTCCATAAACCAACAGGTTTACACGGACAACCACCAGagttaacaaatattttgtgcaCTGCACTTTGAAAGCATTAAAggaataaatgtgaattgaaggaataaatgtgaattgaaggaataaatgtgaattgaagtaataaatgtgaattgaaggaataaatgtgaattgaagGAATAAATGTGAATGACAGTCTTGGTTTCAGACAACAGTTAAATCTATTATAAAACCTCAGAAAACCAGTTATAATCTCTCGGCAGCTAAACCATAGATTCttatccaaaataaaaaacttgaatattaaattattactgCATTTGGTGTCCTGTATAGTCTTTAAATGACGGGAGACTTATTTGCATGATTTCATACAGACATAAtcattcatgacatcatcatgacAGAAGCCAGCACGTACAGAAGCCAGAACGTACAGTTGCCTTTACAACTACATCAATTTACTATTATTTGTGTATGTCCAAAGGTGTATTCAAGCTACATTATATATCAGTATAAGCTGTCTGTGTATTCGAATAAAAATAGAAGGACAAAGTAATGAAATAGAATAGAGGTATTAAGATTTAAAAAGACACTTGGCAAACAGTATATCAGTCTGTTACAAGAGATGCCTACCATGAAAACAGTTTTTCAAAGATTGTGAGGTTAAGGATGTTGAATCCTGTTTAATATGTGAGATTGGGAACAGGAGTCCTTTAAAAAAGCAAGACACTGACCTGTGTATCAGGCCATTTGTCCAAAGAGCATGGAAAGTCTGACCCCAGGAGATCATttcaatactgttttaaaatggTTGCAAAGTTAGGAAAACAGCTTTGCTTAAAAAAGAAGGATTAGCTAACAACTAAAAAAAGGTATACGGTTCCGATAACTACACTTCCATACGGTCTCTGACATTGCTTAAAGTAAAGACAGGTGAATAAAGAGTGGTTGTGTACAACAAAAGTAGAAATTTAAAGACTCCAAGACATAGTAAAATACATGATTAATGCTTaaacataattacaaaaaaataccaTATTTAAGACTATGAAAACACATCTGAAGGCACCATTAAGCATCCACACAGATCAGTCACGCTGTAATAAATAAGGTCATGATACTTCTCAAGCATACCAGTTTACACTCCTTTCTCTATATTTCTTTTGTATGGATTAAAACAAGGCATAGTTCTGCAGTGGTTTTGTCAGTATGATAATTATACAACAAGCTATTgaatttctgttttaaaattcatatttgaCTTCTCATGGGAGGCCTTCTCTAAGCATTGAAGGGTGGGGTGGTGAAGATGGTATGTTTTTGATAGGGACAACACTGACCtctgtttcattttcatttatgttttttaaaactataGCTGAGACCTGGACAATAAAAGGGTGAGTTCTGGTGAGAGCTAGTCCATTATGCTTTGACACAAAGGAGCACATCAGCAAACCAtcctacaaaataaaaacctcCAGAAGCATTGCAGCCAGAAGGCCTATATGTCCAGGGCTATTGTGCACATACATTGTTTACTATTTGCAgagttacaaaaaaatattgacaagCGATTGTACTGTACATGCCGTCCACCGTTAAATAAATTACACGTTTGAGATTTTCTCCATGTAAAGCGCATGAGATCTCACAGCTGATCAGCTTTTGACTGCTTCATTGAATGCTTGAccaaagatatttatatatatacgcGTTTTAAAAGTAACTACACCCTGTGGACAAATCTTATGTGCGATATAAAAAGGTATGGCAAAAACCTAGGGAAACGCTGGCATAGCAAGCACAATATCTTGGCGATGATAACCATTACCATTATGTCTGATTTATGCTATGATCTTTTTACCTTATCAACGCTTCTTTTCTATCTTCAAAGTATCTCGGCCttatttaaatgactaaatttggCGTTAGAAAGCATCGAAGCGAAATGTCTGATAGTACAATAGGTCCGGTTAAATAGAACAATAAAACCCAAACCCTGATTTACTGCGTTTCTCGTTACCTTCGTCTCCCGAACATCCTGCTTCGTCCCCTCGGGATACCACTGAACTCGAACGAATCCTCTACTGAGAGGCCATGATCGTGTGCCCGGTGCCCCGCTCTCGTTGTCCGAGTTACCGGCAGCGCCTTCACCACCAACACCACCTCCTCTCTTTCCGCCATCGCCGCCAGTCTCGGAGTCAGAATCCTCAAAATCCTCCTCGCCGTAAATCATACGTACGAGCCCGAAGCGCATCGCTCCGCGGTGTTTACCGGAGACCAGGTCATGGGTAAACAAGAGTCGTTGCGTTCCACCTGCCGTGGGAGACAGCGCACGGGACGACGGCTCTGAGCTTGGGCTTACAGCCGAAGAGTGCGTTGCTGTGGCGGGGTCCGCCAtctctgctgctgctgctgaatGATGCAGGAGGAGAGAGGGATAGAGAAGTAATAGAACCTGTGAGCAGAAGCAGCACGTGTTTACGTCTGTACGTAGAGCGCCGCTCGGAGGACGGGGCCACCTGTTACCACTGTGCTGATATTACATCAGTGTTTCCCGTCTCGAAGATCTATATTTTTCAGaactaaacaaaatgcaagtgcttttaatgaaaatattatcGAATCACGTAAAGACCACTCAGGAATACTATACAGGattgtaattttgtttattaattgctTAATTAATTCCTTCATTTAACATGTATTGGTGATGGCCGGTTTATTTAATAGCCTGGTCATGCTTGTCTATGACAATTCAACTGCTGCTCCACCCCGGCATCAAAAGAAAACAGACTGGAAATCTGCCGCATGGTGTCAGTAAAACTCcgaatgtattattaatttaaaatcacaGTCTAGTTTTAAAATGgacagaatttatattatttttaggCCCTGTTCATGTTTGCAGATATAATCTGGTCTGATGGCGTTACAGAGTACAGGTACAATAAAAACgactttattgtaaataatttgaaTTCTCCAGCTTGGAGGTTTCACGGAAAAGTGCTTATCCATCCAAAGCCAGTAAATGTTAGCCgttttttaaattatgcattTCAGTTAAATTTCCCGTTCATTTCTATAATAAAGGCACACTAGGGTTTCAGTAAGTATGACTCATTGTGAAATAGGGGCTGGCTTAAAGCTTATGCGCCTAATGGGTTTTAAGAAGGTGGAGGGGTGGGTATAAATTCTCATGGCACGTCTCTCAGTTTTCAGTTTTCACACAGTTGCTCAGGTTAGACGACCCATAAGACATctgaataatttaaatataaaacaacacaaataacaGCATAGCAAAGACAACATGTCAGTACAGAGCGCACTGCCTTACCTGATGCCCCTTCACAGCCACAGAGTTCCCATCTCCCCCGGTCGCCAGCGCAGGCACACTCTTCCTGCCAGCGAGTTTCGTTCCCTCAACACGGAGGACGCTATCAGTGTATtcgagatagagagagaaggTAAGGCACAATTATCAAACTTATTCTATCTTCATTCTGTGCAGTTTTGAGAAAGTTTCTTCAAAACATAATAGAGACAGAGACTCTAAATATAAAAACCTTTATTATATCAAAACTCCTCTTAAATTTGTaaatgtggattttttttagaaCAGATCAAATgcaattataatttaaaaaaaaaacgaattataGGATTATAAGGCTCTATCTTGCAAACATTAATTTGAAGCAATACTTTTCAAGAAACACAGTTTCACAATAAACAGTTAACTTctaatttgtttaataattaatgaaatgtaatgCTTTCTATGATATTTTCTATGATATTTATATAATCTTTTAGTATTGATACCCTTGTCTTCTTGTGAAGTGCAGATGTTCATTTTAGGTAGGAACTTGGACTTTATTCCACATAAAGTGGACAGGTAAAATGGCATTCTCTCGAGATAACTGAAATTATAGACCaattttattgttgtataaggCTAATGAAGACCTCATCATTTAAATTGTTGACTTTTAAAGCTAAATATAGGAACGTATCTGTACAAGAAATTGTATGAACGTAATTTTAAGCTCTAGGAATCAAAGAAAGCTGATCCTGATTGGTATTCTTGTGTGCATTTAAAGTGTGGATTAACTCACAAATAAAACCTTAGAACCACGTTTGACTTGGTTATAAAAGTCcccaaaacaacttaaaataaaaaaccatcacataatgtaaagaagTTGTCAACGAATATGTGAATAAGTTACTTTTGacaaaatttattttatcattttttattcagcttttaTATCTGTGACTGGGGAATGTCCTCTTCATCTGGATGAGGTCCGACACTTCCTAACCCTCTGTCCTGAGCTTTCTTTGGGCTGGTTTGAACAGGGAAGGCTGGTCGCTTTTATCATTGGTTCACTCTGGGACCAGGACCGTCTTACCACAGTAAATATTCCATATTTTATTTGGCTGGAGTAAAAATAACAAGACTGGAATAATGATATTGAAAATTCAGCTTTGATCACAggaataaattacatttcaaaatatattcaaatagaCACATAGAAGGTTGTATTGTAAAGTTTAACacagttttacagttttttttttaaatatagcattctgtatatacatacatgtaGGCCTACATATCTCCATACCGTATATGGCCCCTGTACAAAAAGTTAGGACACTCCAGAATTATGCTTTCTGgttaattcttattattttcatcttttttaatttagaaCTTTGAAGTTACTTTTGCATTTGTCATTGGTGTACGTGTAAATGGCAAAACTCATGTTGGTTGTCTTCCGTTACAGGATGCATTGACTTTGCATAAGCCTCATGGGACTACTGTCCACATCCATGTGCTGGCAGTCCATCGGACCTTTCGCCAGCAGGGCAAGGGATCCATCCTGCTGTGGCGTTACTTACAGTATCTCCGTTGTCTACCATATGTCCGCCGTGCAATGCTCATGTGTGAGGACTTCCTGGTGCCTTTTTACCAGAAGTCTGGCTTTAAGGTGCATGGTCCTTCTGAGATCACTGTAGGGCAACTCAGCTTCATTGATCTGTATTATCCTGTGCAGGGACATGCATTTATGCGCCGTAACAGTGGCTGTTAATGAATTCACTAATTTGTGTAAGGCGCCCCAAAAAGACTAAGAAGTGAATTACTGGTTGTGTTGAAACAGCTTTTTGTTCATAAATATCTTGTGGTGTTTTGCTACCTGTCTGTCCACTTAGGCGCTAAAATGGTcagaaattgttaaaaaatggtCCGAAAAAGACTCACCCTACAACTTGAACtaatttaataattgttaaCTTTTTGTTTATCTTATGAGACAGTTTAACTGATAGACTACTTTTACCACTAATAATTATGTGTGGTACagtatttattgatttttcttagtttttttattcattttttaactttatacTTTTATGGCAGAAAACCTTTTCAAATTTACTTTTCTGTAAATAGTTCTAATTCAAGCTAGATTTTGTGTCCATTGTGTTGTGGCTGCTTTAAATGTGTAAGCATTAAAATAGCATCAACTGAACCCTTTTTTACTGTATTCTCTTGTGAACAAAGCCATATAGCACAAAGTATTGGCTGGTATGAATGTCTGTAAGTGCCAATGTGATTAATTTATTATCTTAACTAATTTATAATCTCATTAAGGCAGCTCGGTTTGTCAGACACAACCTAGAAAAGCAATTCTACATAGATCATGATTTCTTCAGagtttttgttgaaaaacaaTTTACCACCCAAATTTATGCTGGGTCATCTCTGAGATGTTAAGGTCCGGTTCCCATTTGCTTTTCGCTGTAAAAACCTACCACACATGCCTCCACAGTCTTGAAACAAGACATTGAtgatttgtactttttttaagtaaataaatatctattttaaaaaatgattgctTCTTTCACTCTTTAGAATAGTTCAATTAAATCTCTCTTGTGTTTACATGAAGGAGCAGCAGTAGTCATTTTGGTTAACTGATCATAAAGTGacatttgcatttaataaaTTGAAATTCAATGGGGGCTTCATGTGTTCTTTTAATTAACAAATGCAGTTCTGTTTAATCAAAGCTGGtgcattaaatatgaaaaagtaTGACAGCTGAGTCCTATGACAACTCCGGTTACAAAAAACGGAAAGGCTTAGCCTAAGCTGCATTGGTAAGGAATAATTGACGACGGGCCGTTCAATTATGTAAGGATGATTGACGACGGGCCGTTCAATTATTCGAAATATAATGTACACCCCGAGGTGGTAATGCCCTGATTAACTTTCGATAATTGAACGGACCGGAGTCAATTATTCCGCTTATACCACGGTTACCACACTACAGGACATTGTTAAAAGGTTAAATTTCAACGTTTGTCATGGTATCGGCTTTAAAATGCTGTAGATGGTAGGGTTACTTTCTTGCGCATCTCATTTCAAGCGTCAGTTAGAGCGAACGGACTCGGAGGCTTGAGCCATTGCTACCCTGCTACGTGGTGTGTGTCTATTAGAGCGAGACCGCGACCACAACTGGGTGATtgcagtaatgtgacagacAGAAAAGCcagttataataatattaataatacctCGTATTGTTTGtatcaccagcagtaaatacaaaaaatctaaattcaagTGGAAATTCTAAACGTCAGATCAAGAGCAGGGTGTTGTGGGAGGTGATGGTCTATAGGCTACGCTataacatttctgttatttaaactTGGCGAAGTGATATTGAACTGTAATGCGGTCGgcagacctggaacaccttcatagGTGTGCATTTACTGAAAGAACGcttgtcaaccaatcagatgaagCATTCAAGAGCCCTGT
This DNA window, taken from Triplophysa dalaica isolate WHDGS20190420 chromosome 6, ASM1584641v1, whole genome shotgun sequence, encodes the following:
- the aanat1 gene encoding serotonin N-acetyltransferase; its protein translation is MSVQSALPYLMPLHSHRVPISPGRQRRHTLPASEFRSLNTEDAISVFEIEREAFISVTGECPLHLDEVRHFLTLCPELSLGWFEQGRLVAFIIGSLWDQDRLTTDALTLHKPHGTTVHIHVLAVHRTFRQQGKGSILLWRYLQYLRCLPYVRRAMLMCEDFLVPFYQKSGFKVHGPSEITVGQLSFIDLYYPVQGHAFMRRNSGC